GACAACCCACGCCTGGGCGATGCCGGCTCGTCCGTATGCCCTCGTCTTGTCCCGATCGGTGTCGGCGGACGCCTCGGCTACCTCCACGGCGAGCAGGACGTCAGCAGGTCCAGGGAGCTCCTCGGCGTAGAAGTCGTCACGCCACCGAAGGACGGCGACGTCGGGTTGGGGTTCCGAGCGCGGGGAGAGAGCGATCGAGCCTTGCACTCGGAGGATGGCTCGACCGGCGAGCTGGGGCTGCAGCAGTGCGACAAGGCGGTCCACGCATG
This DNA window, taken from Acidimicrobiales bacterium, encodes the following:
- a CDS encoding Uma2 family endonuclease, producing CVDRLVALLQPQLAGRAILRVQGSIALSPRSEPQPDVAVLRWRDDFYAEELPGPADVLLAVEVAEASADTDRDKTRAYGRAGIAQAWVVDLTAGRLEDSRTPTPDGYADRRNIRRETASSWRRCRASS